The window GCTCTACAAAAGATGCGTTAATGTATATGGAGATGGAAAATTCGTCATATTACATATTTGTTAATATAGAATCTGAAACGATGAGTGTAATCCAAAAGCTACCAAATGGTCAGCTAAAAATAGTTGATACACATCAAAAAGTAGTTTGACCTTGTTCAAATAATCTTGGATAAGACAAAAGATAAATTTTTACCGAATATTGGGATTATTTTTATACTCTGCAATAAGATTGGATACCAGATGTTGCTCACCTTTAATGCCATTAATAATACCAGAATCGTTGACATCACCAATCTTAATGATATCAAAGGGGCCGAATATTTCTAATAATCTTTGTTCAAAGATTGGGTTAACAGTAATCACTATATGTGCTTCAAAATATTGCGACCATATTTCATTACCTATAGTTATCTCAGCACCTTTGTTATTCGCAATCAATTTCTTAGCTATTGCGTAATCTAAGCCACTTTTTTCTACCGCAATTGCAGAAGCGATAATCCCTTCTTTTACTGCCTTATAATATTTGTTATATATATCACTTATTCTTAGAAAATCAATTTTAATATCACTTTTAAACCCAATTTGATAAATCAAATCTCCTGCAAGTTTTGCGTCAAAAGAAACAGCTTGATTACAATCTTCTATAACTCCAATGGCAGTAATCAATATTGTTGGAGTATTTGCTACTTTCACGATGTTAGCATTTTCATTGTATCCAACAAAATCATTATGCATGCTATCTTTTCCTGATACAAAAGGAGTGTTCATTCCTATTGAAATTTCATAACATGCTCTAACAGATTCCTTCAATTGAAATAATCTAGTCGTAGAATAAGGATTAGACCAACAAAAATTATCAAGTAATGCAATTTTTTGAGGATTAGAACCTACCACAATAGCTTTTCTGATAGATTCTTCAATTGTTAAGGTTGTAACAGTAAATGGATCACAATTGTCTTCTATGACAGACATAGTATGTGTCACTGCTACTCCTTCAAGAGAATCATATAAAGGTTTTATTATAGAAGTTTGTGAATCAATTGCATTATTTCCATGTATCGGATAAAGCAAAATATTAGCTTGCACAGTATGATCATATCTACGAAATAGAAATTCTCTGCTACATAGATTATTATCCTTTATTTTATCAGTTAAATTTTTCTTTGATACAAGATTATCTAAAGGATCTTTAGTAAAAACATAAGGTTTGGTTTTTAAATCGTAATAAGGCATCTTGTTACAAAGCATATCTAGATCAACATCTGCTACAATATCTCCGTGATATTTAATCATACCTCTCCCAGAATAATTAAATTCTCCTATTACACACATTTCAACCTGATGCATTGCCATAAGCTTAGATAATTCATCAACTTTCTCAGGAGAAACTGCTAGAGTCATACGCTCTTGAGATTCAGAAATCCATATTTCCCACGGATGTAAATCATTGTATTTTAGTAACACTTTATCCAAGTTTACAACAAAACCTGCAAATCCCATTTCTCCAACAGAAGAAGATAAGCCACCTGCTCCATTATCTGTGATAGCGTTGTATAAATCGCGATCTCTCGCATCTTTTATAATTGCATCAGAAACTTTCTTCTGAGTAAATGGATCTCCTCTTTGTACTGTGCTACTGACAATATCATCTTTATCAGATATAGATGAAGAAGTTGCGCCGTGTATACCATCTCTACCGGTTCTATTTCCAACTATA is drawn from Anaplasmataceae bacterium AB001_6 and contains these coding sequences:
- a CDS encoding phosphoribosylformylglycinamidine synthase, translated to MLSSELCDFRIEIVPKDSADIKFQFLTVNMGYISDKIVNTIEVFIIKGNIELSVIRNFFNDIVSSNQIWRGFAKDVDGKIYEFNSKKITPLEDLKWNYQVNNNLEEDNDSLFVIEAFEREISLDSPSTIIDRCMYKLLEIDAKSNYAFIILMNKKDYDKSDLKEDLNNLIFHKCHIRDKDISFYEDYIIDHHDIKNFEPEVNRFDFINRSISELSGLSTDNCWSLNNLQLSVMKNYYAVIGRNPTDVEVEFFAQSWSEHCKHTIFNSPIDDISDGLYKTYIRAATDQIIKNRGDEFCFSVFSDNAGAISLNDDYAIAIKVETHNSPCAIDPIGGAETGLLGVNRDVIGFGLGAKPIANIFCFCFAELSNNKILYVDADLTKKRLSTDHIYEGVIKGIELAGNKSGIPTVYGSMHFGEHFNAKPLVFAGTIGLIPKYINERLSSEKVVNDGDLIVIVGNRTGRDGIHGATSSSISDKDDIVSSTVQRGDPFTQKKVSDAIIKDARDRDLYNAITDNGAGGLSSSVGEMGFAGFVVNLDKVLLKYNDLHPWEIWISESQERMTLAVSPEKVDELSKLMAMHQVEMCVIGEFNYSGRGMIKYHGDIVADVDLDMLCNKMPYYDLKTKPYVFTKDPLDNLVSKKNLTDKIKDNNLCSREFLFRRYDHTVQANILLYPIHGNNAIDSQTSIIKPLYDSLEGVAVTHTMSVIEDNCDPFTVTTLTIEESIRKAIVVGSNPQKIALLDNFCWSNPYSTTRLFQLKESVRACYEISIGMNTPFVSGKDSMHNDFVGYNENANIVKVANTPTILITAIGVIEDCNQAVSFDAKLAGDLIYQIGFKSDIKIDFLRISDIYNKYYKAVKEGIIASAIAVEKSGLDYAIAKKLIANNKGAEITIGNEIWSQYFEAHIVITVNPIFEQRLLEIFGPFDIIKIGDVNDSGIINGIKGEQHLVSNLIAEYKNNPNIR